In a genomic window of Curtobacterium sp. MCBD17_035:
- a CDS encoding flagellar hook capping FlgD N-terminal domain-containing protein: MALDGITGTVDTAAQASALAANPTTTSSTMDSQMFLKLLVTQLQNQDPSSPMDTNAMISQQTQMAMMEQMTNQTSTANENFSLQMRIAAANLVGKQVSYTDATTGTDVTGTATAVSYAGSVPQVTVNGKEVALDSVSGVTTTTSSGS, from the coding sequence ATGGCACTCGACGGCATCACCGGCACCGTGGACACGGCCGCCCAGGCATCAGCGCTCGCGGCGAACCCGACGACGACCTCGTCGACGATGGACTCGCAGATGTTCCTCAAGCTGCTCGTCACGCAGCTGCAGAACCAGGACCCGTCGAGCCCGATGGACACGAACGCCATGATCAGCCAGCAGACGCAGATGGCGATGATGGAGCAGATGACGAACCAGACGTCGACCGCGAACGAGAACTTCTCGCTCCAGATGCGGATCGCCGCCGCCAACCTCGTCGGCAAGCAGGTCTCCTACACCGACGCGACGACCGGCACCGACGTGACCGGCACCGCCACCGCCGTCTCGTACGCCGGGAGCGTCCCGCAGGTGACCGTCAACGGGAAGGAGGTCGCTCTGGACAGCGTCTCCGGCGTCACGACCACGACCAGCAGCGGGTCCTGA